Genomic segment of Luteolibacter sp. Y139:
CCCTTGGTCTTCGACCAAAAGAGTGCGCGTTCGGGGAGGGTTCACGGCCCGGACCCTAGTTTTCCGCGCGTGGCAAAGTAAACGAAATCCCGGTGCCGCCGCCAGCCGGGTCTTCGGCTTCCAATCTGGTGCCGAGCGCCTGGGCAATCTCCAGGCATAGCCGCAGGCCCAGCCCGCTGCGGGAATTCCCGAGGGGCAGTGGCACGGCCGGATCCCTTAGGCTGGCGATCACGGATTCGGGCAGGCCGGGACCATCGTCTCTCACGCTGATGCGGACCAGGTCCGACGCGGAGACGCTGACAGTGATCCTGCTGCGTGCCGATTTCACGGCGTTCGAGACCAGATTTCGCACCAAGGTCTGGGCCAGCACTAGATCGGTATGGACGCGTGGTGCATGCCCGTCTTCATCTAACAAGAGTTCCACGCTGCGTCCCGAAGCGTTGCCGCGGTGAAGGTCCACCATCGGCCGCACCACGCTTCCGGCGGCATGCTCCGCGAGCCTCACGGTTCCGGCGCGGAGGCGGGTCCAGAGCAGCACGTCTTCCAGCAGGAGCAGGATCGCTTTTCCGGTCTGTGCCACCTCTGTCGCGAAGTCGGGCCGTGTGGCGGCACCATTTCCTGCGGCTTGTTCCGCGGAGAGGGTCAGTGCTGTCAGGGGACTGCGCAGGTCGTGTCCCAACACGGTGATCATGCGGTTCTTGTCGGCATCGGCGGCCACCAGTTCGTGAGTGCGCGAGCGGACTTCATGCTCCAGTTCATCGGCATAGGCTTCCTGGATCTGGTGGCGGCGCTCGGCTTCTTCCATCGCGAGGGCCTGAGCTGCGAGCTTGTCGCGCTGGAGGCGTGCGAAGCGTTCGCCGAGGGCCATCGAGAGCAGCATGATTTCCAGGGCGGAGCCCAGCATCACCGCGCGGCAGATGGTTTCGATCGGTGCATTCCTCAGCAGCACGACCAGCGGCACCAGACCCGCGAGGAGCAAGCCGGAGAGCAGCACGAAGTTCCGTGACTGCCAGCCGACCGAGCGCCACACGACGACGGCGGCTCCCAGGAGCGCGATATGGGCAAGCGCCCCGATCGCCACGATGGCCTGTAGCCAATCGGCATGGCCGGTGGTCACGGCCAGCAGTGCTGCCACGGGAAGCACGCCAAGCAAGGTGGCAGCACCGCGCACGGTGCGATCCGCGCGTGGTGCTTGCTCCGGTAGTTCGAGAAGATGGCGCGCGAAAGTCGCAAGGAATGCGCCGCTCAGAGGCAAGGCCATGGCGCCGATGGTCTCCATCCACGGTGAACCCAGAGGAAGCCCGAGCACCGATACCCCGCTGCGGACTCCGAAGATGTAGAGGATGTAAAAGGCGAGGTAGAGAAGGTAGTAGCCCGTGGTGGGAAAACGCAGCCGCAGCCACACGATGGAGTGGTAGAGCAGCAAGGCTAACAGCGTGCCGAAGTAGAAGCTTTCCGCGATGAGATCGCGCTGCATCGCCGTGTGGAAGTCTATCGCGTCCGGCCACCAGCCGGGTTCCAACCAGAGGGCAACGGAATCCTGATAGTGCAGGTAGATCACCCGTGATCCCTGCGGTGGCAAGGTGAGGGGAAAGGCGGTTTCGCGTCCTTGGATTGCCTTGCTTGCGGGCGATGTCCATTCACCGGAGACCTGGTGCAGCCATCCACCGGGTGTGCCCGCTTTAGGATCGCGCTCCTTGTCCGCGGGCGAGAAGAGGTCGACGCGGTCGGCGTAGCGAACGAGGTCCGCGAGCACTCCGGCCTGCGGTGATGGATCGGGATTGTGCAGGATGATTCTCACCCAAGCGCTGCTAGGACCCCGCTCGCGGATGAAGCCGGGCTTTTTCCACGGTTTCCATGCGCTGTCTGGTAGAGCAGCGATCGCGGCTGGGTCTGGGTTTGCAGCGGCCACTGTGTCTTCCAGCACTACCACCTCCGCTTGTGGAGAGCCGGCCAGCGGCAGCATGCCCTTGGGGTGTCCCGAGAAGCCGAGCAAGAGCCAGCCTAACAAGGTCGCTGCAAGCGCCAGCAGGGCGGCCGAAGGTTGCCAGTCGAGTGAGCGCGGGAAGGGCACGGCGGCATTTCGTTAGAGCGGCCCGGGTGAGGCAAGCCTCCGTGGAACGGACCCCGTAGTAGTACGGGGTTTGCCGGGTTGTCGCGAGGCTTCGGAGTTATTGAATGATAGGGCCTCTTTAGCTCCTCACTCCCTCTCCAACCATGACTGTCACCCGCACCCACCTGCTGGCCCTTGCTGCCTTGGCCAGCCCCGCCGCTCCGCTGCATGCGATCGTCTACAGCGCGAACCAGAACAACACGAACTCCTACGATACCACCGGCACCACCCTCACGCTGGACGCACCTGGCGCTGGCGCTGAGGCCACCCAGAGCGGGGTGATCTACGGCAGTGGCGGTATTCTCAAGTCGCAGGCGGGCACCCTGCATCTCACCGCGCAGAATACCTTCACCGGAGGCACGAGAGTCATCTATGGAATCCTCTCCCTCGACAACCCCAGCAACGGCGGCATCGGCACGATCCGTGGCAATGTGCTCGTGAATGCTTCCGCCGGGATTCTCCAGACGGGAGCCCCGAATGCGCTCGGTTGGATCACCGGGCAGAAGGTCGACAGGATCGATCTGGTCAACGGGACCGTGATCAACACCGCCAGCGGCGACCAAGGCTGGGGAGTCACCTACACGATGGAGGGCAACAGCATGATCAGCTCGAACAACGGCCACAACGACCCCAACGCCAATGTTCCCACCGCTCCGTCCCGCTTCTCCTTCGGTGGACCTGCCGGCGGTAATAGCAGCCTGACGGTGAGCGGCGGCACTGCGGGATCGGTCGCGAGGGCCTATGGCCGGATCGACCTGCGCTCGGACAATGGCAATACTGCGGCCACCTTCAATATAGGGCTCTTCGCCAGCAACAACACCCCCGCATGGCTGGATTGCTATGCGTGCCTCACCGGAACCGCGGGCCTCACCAAGACCGGCGCAGGGACCCTGAATCTGTATGGGACCAATACGCACACTGGAGTGACTACGCTGAACCAAGGGGTCATCACCGTGAACAAGTCCGGCCCGGGAGGCACCGGCGGCATCCGCTCGCCGCTCGTGATCAATGCCGGGCGCATGGACCTGAACGCGGTGAACGCGATGGGATACCTCCCCGGCGAGAAGGTGGATAGCGTTACTTTGAATGCAGGACTGATCAACTCCACGGCGGCGGGTGACCAGGGTTGGGGCGTGGCTTACACGCTGAATGGCGGAGAGATCCGCACCAACAATGGTGTGGCCGATCCGAATGCCCCGGGCAAGTTCGCCTGCGGCAATTATACCACCTTCACCGTCCCGGCCGGTGCCGCGCCGCACATCAGCGGGCGCATGGACTTGCGCGACCTGCTGAATCCCAACACCGACATCACGGTGGGAGCGAATGGCAACCTGATCGTGGATGCCGCGGTCACCAACAGCGGCGGGATCAGGAAGTTCGGCCCGGGCACGCTCACATTCAACGCCGCGAACACCTTCACCGGCACTCTAACTATTACGGAAGGTGTCGTAGTGGCGGGCGGCTCCAGCATTTCCGGCAGCACGGTGAACAATACCCAGCTCATCTTCCAATCCGGGGGCACTAGTCCCGGCGCGATCTCCGGCCCCGGCACGGTCAAGAAGACCGGCGGTGACACGGTGGTGTTAACGGGAACGAACACCTACACCGGCGGCACCACGATCGAGAGCGGCTGGATCTCGATCGCGTCGAACGCGAATCTCGGCGCGGACAATATCCCTCTCACCCTGGCTGGCGGCGGCCTTGCGACCACCGCAGACCTGACACTCACGCGCCCCCTCAGCATCACTGGCACGGGCACGCTCACTCCTTCCTCCGGCACGCTCACGCTGAATAGCATCATCTCCGGCACCGGCTCACTCCAGAAGACCGGGGCCGGGGTGCTCAAGATCAACTCGATCCAGACCTACACCGGCACCACCACGGTTCAGGATGGCAAGCTTCTCTTGGCCACCTCCTCGGGTGGGACTGGAGCGATCCGCGGCAATCTCGTGGCTAACCAAGGCAGCGTCATCGAACTCTCCGATGCCGGTGCACTCGGGCAGAGCATCGGGACCGATAACGTTTCGCTCTATGGTGCCACCATGACCAACACCAGTGGCAGCGCCATCATGCTCCCGTACTATACGACGCTTGCCGGTGGCACCCTCAGCTCGAACGGCGGGACCACCAGCCCCACCGCAGCTTCCCGCTTCATTTCCAGAAGGACGATCGGGGCAAGTGGCGGCGCCAAGACCTCGACGATCGCGGGAAGGCTGGAGCTTCAGAATGGAGCTGCCTTCGATGTGAACACTCTCGCCACCCTCAACGTCACGGCCACCGTCACCTCCGGTGATGATGTGGTGGAAGTCGTGAAGGACGGCTGGGGAACACTGAACCTCCCCGCCCAAAACACCTACAAGGGTGCGACCCGGATCAACCACGGCACCTTGGAAGTGAGTTATCCCCACAGCCCCACCTACTACCTCCACGGCAACAGCTTGGCCGATGCTTCCCACCTGCATCTCCGTGGCAACAGCGTGATGAGCAACGGCACCGGGACTCCCCAGAACCTCTTCCTGGATAATTTCAGCTACATCTATTTCTACGACAACGCCTCCGCCGGAGCAGCCAACTATAGCCTGGGGCCACTCACCGGCACGAGCTTCGAGAATTCATCCACCGCCGGCTCGGCAAACTTCACGGTCGGCAATGGCTCGAGCCTGGGCTTGCAAGCCAGTGCCAATGCCGGCAGCGCCACCATCACCCTGCTTGCGGGCGGAGACTTCGATTCCTTCGCCACGGCCGGTCCCACCGCCAGCGGCGCGAAGGTGATCAGCCAAGCGGGAGGCGATGTCCGTGCCTTCGCTCCGCTGTCCATCGGCTCGCTCAACGGGAGTGGCACTTTGCAGACGGGCAGCTCCAAGGTGACGCTCGGTGCGCTGGGGCTGGACGATGTCTTCTCGGGCATCACCGATGGCACCGGCTCGCTGGAGAAGACCGGCAGCGGCACGCTCACGCTTTCGGGAGCCAACGTCTACAGCGGCGGCACCACGATCTCCAGCGGCAAGCTGCTGGCGTCTAACAGCAGCGGCTCCGCGCTGGGCAGCGGCGCGGTCTCCGTGAGCAGCGGTGCCACGCTCGGCGGCTATGGCAGCATTGGCGGAGCCACCACGCTCCAAGGCGGTGCGCATCTCGCGCCGGGCAACCCGACCGGGACCTTGAAGTTCACAAATGGCCTCACGCTGAATGGCGGCTCGGTTCTGGACTTGCAGCTTGGCTCACCCGCCACGGATCTCGTCCGCGTTTCCGCCGGAGCCCTCACCGGCCCGGCTTCCGGCAAGATCACGGTGAACCTCTTGAATGCCGGTGGCTTCTCCGGGGGAACCTACACGCTCATCGATGCCAGCGGTGCGACCCTGTCGAATCTCACTGCGAACTCCTTCATCCTCGGAACCACGCTTCCCGGCTACAACTACTCCTTCGTGGTCACGGGCTCCCTGATTCAACTCAGCGTGATCCCCACGGATCCCTACGAGGCCTGGAGCCTCAGCATCCAGGATCCCGCCCAGCGTAGCCGCACGGCGGATCCAGATGGCGATGGCTTCAGCAACCTGATGGAGTATCTCTTCGGAACCTCGCCGATCCTCGCGAATGGATCCCTCTGCAGCAGCGAGGTGACTGCGGAAGGCCTTCTCCTCCGTTGGCTGCAGCGAAGCTCCGGGGCTAGCTATCAGCTCCAGGAGAGCAGCGACTTGTCCAATCCCTGGCCCACGAGCGCGCTGCCTGTCATCAATGGCGATCAGAGCGGGGTTCCACAGGATTACACCCGTAAGCAGGCGGTCGCACCTTTGGTCGGCGGACGAAAATTCTTCCGCATCCAAGGAGTGGAAAACTGAGAGGCCCCATTTCAGGTGAGGGGAGACAAGGCTTCTGATTCAGCCAAATGGTGTAGCGAAGCAGCAAAAAAGGAGACAAGCAGTCACTCGGGACAATTGGGATCCATGGGCGGCCCTACTCATTCGGGTACTTTCCGATCCAGTTCGATCCGTCATGGTAGGGTCATGAAGCCCGCCTCTTTGATGCCGCTCGTCGCCTTGGTCTCGTTCGTCGCCACCCCATCACTCAGTGCCGATCCCGCCAATCCCTATCCCGGCTGTACGAGGATCTTCAATGGCAAGGACTTCGACGGCTGGGTCGCGGAACCATCCACCTGGAGCATCGTCGATGGCGCGATGCGTGGCGTGGGAGGTACCTCGCGACTTGCTTACACCAAGGCCGACTACGGCAGCTTCCGTCTGATCTTCACCTCGCGGATGGATCCGGTGAACAACGATCACCCCGGCATCCTTTTCTGGGGTGATCGACCAGAGGACCCGGCCAAGCCGAAGATCGACAATGCAGGCTGGCTCCAGTTCATGCCGCCCTTCGGTGGGATGTGGAACTACCATCCGCCGCAGCACTGCAATCTCCTGCATCAGGATCTCGCGAAAGGCCCGCGCGATTCCGAGAAGTGGCACGTCACCGAGATGCTCTGCAATCTGGAGAAAGGCACCCTGCGCGCTGCGGTGGATGGCGTGGAGATCGTCCGCTACCAGCACCCGACCCCGGCCGAACGCAAGGATCCGGAGACGCGGATCATCGCCGGCCCCATCGGCATGTTCCGCCACGGCGGCGGCGCTTCGGAATACAAGGAGATCTACGTGGAAGCCGATCCGAAGGAGGACAAGCTGATCACAGTGAAGTGACGGGCTTGGGTCAGCCTAACAAGGAAGCCAGGCGCTCTTCAATATCGTCGAGCGTGCCGTAGAGATCGGCATTGTCGCTGACGACGAGGGCGGCCGGGTCCAGAGGCACAGGGAGGTGAGTGATTCCCTTCAGGAACTGGGTCATTCGGCTGGCATCGCTGAAGAGCGCATCTTCCCGGCAATAGACGACGATCAACTGGTGCCCGAGCCGGGTGGCGACGCGGCCGCGGAGAAAGCCGCCATACTCGGGCTTGTCCTTGAGGATGTGGGCGTGGCCTTTCGGGTAGTTGCGGATGTGCGCATCCTTGGCATCGAAGAGGCGGCCATCCGGGTAGATCCAGAAGACGAAGTCGGGATCGGTGTGGGTAAAGTCGTTGAGCGCGGCGCGGCGGCCCCGGACCTTCTCGGCGAGGAAATCAAAACGGTCGGCCGCGACTTCGCGAGAGATGGATCCGGAGGTGATCATCCGGGATGAGTTTCTGTCGGCGAGAAGTGCTTTCGCAAGTGGTAGTGGGTCCGCCCCGGCGGAAACCCGGGCAGCTCGGCGAAGACCTGGTAGCCGTGTGCTTCGTAGAAGTCGCGCGCTTGGAAATCGAAGGTGCCGTGCCAGGAGCCGGTGCAGCCTCGCTCGACGGCCTGCTCTTCCGCGGCCTCTAGCAGTTGTCGGCCGAGGCCTTTGCTGCGGTGCTCGGGTGAGACCCAAAGGCCGTCGATCATGAGCCATCGCCACATGGTCGCTCCGTAGAGGCCGCCGATGGTGGTGCCGTCGTCGGCCTCCAAAGCCAGATTTATGGGTAACCAATCTCGTGGGCCTACGTCGGCGGGGTCGGCTTCGCGAATGCCTTTGCGAACCAGAGCGGCCAAGTCGGAGCCATCCGGGGGAGAATGGAGGCGGTAAGAACTCATCGCGAAATCGTTGCCAGAGATTCAAACGGCGAACCAGCTTTTGGTTTAAGCGGACGTTTTGAAAAATTATTCACAAGTTATGAACATGATTTTCAGTTTGGAATTCAGAAATTAGCAGGAAATTGATCAGATTTATTCACAAACAAATTGCTGATCTTCAATTGTTTGGATCAAAGGTTTGTTCTCGCAGGGAGTTCTTTTTGAGCGAATGTTTTCCATCTCGCTTCAAGCGATACTTCGCTGGCGTCCAACGGATGTGATCTCAACCGGCTCTCATTGGGTGAGATGACGAATTCACCCTAAACCCGGAGAGTGCTGCCGCCGTTAGTTGGACTGATGAAATCCATCCTGCTGCTGCTCGCCATGGCCATACCTGCATTTTCCGCCCCGAATGAACTCTCGCCTGAAGAGAAGAAAGACGGCTTCAAGCTGCTCTTCGACGGCAAGACGCTGAAGGGCTGGCGCACTTACAAGGAGAAGGAGGCGAAGGAGCAGTGGAAGGTTCAGGACGGGGCGATCGTACTGACCGCCGGTGGTGGTGGCGATTTGATCACGGATGACGAATATGCGGACTTCGATTTCCGCTGCGAGTGGAAGATCGCGGACCAGGGGAACTCCGGCATCATCTGGCGCTCCACCGAGGATCATCAGTACCCGTGGATGAGCGGCCCGGAGTACCAGATCCTCGATTCCTTCGACAAGCCGGGCCACAAGTATGCCCATGAGACCAAGAAGGCCAATGTGGCCGGCGGGTTCTACGACATCATCCCGGCCAAGCCGGAGTGGTCAAAGCCGGTTGGCGAGTGGAACGAGGCGAGGCTGGTGATCAAGGGCACGAAGGTGACGCTCTATCTGAATGGCAACGTGACCGCCGATGTGGACACGGAGAGCGACGACTTCAAGGCGATGCTGGACAAGTCCAAGTTCAAGGGCTGGGAGTTCTTCAACAAGGCGAAGAAGGGCCACATCGTGTTCCAGGACCACGGGGACAAGGTCGAGTTCCGGTCGGTGCGGATCAAGCAGCTGTGAACTAGTCAGCGGTCACCAGTCATTGGTCATTGGGAAAATCCCTTAAACAGAGAGCCCGGCAGGATTTGCAGGGCTCTCTTTTTGGGAAACGGTCGGTCGATGAGGAGGCACGGTGAAGACCGGCTTGACCCATCTCGCGGCCCTTCAGGCCGCCATGGTTCTGGCGCCAAAAACCCCGGCCGATGGCCGGGGCTGAGGGATTGCGCCCCGTTGGGGCTGAAGAGGATTGCGGAAAAGATCCTCAGAGGACGTGGGCTCCTTGGGATGGGCGGGAGGCGAAGATCTGGGCGGTGATGCCGGTGGCTTCGTGGTACTTTGCGGCGAGGGTCGCGGCGATTTCGGAGGCCTTGCGGGATTCGCAGAGGGTGACGGTGGAGCCGCCGAAGCCGCCGCCGGTCATGCGGGCACCGATGATGCCGCCGTTGCGGCCGATGGCGCGGGCGATGTCGACCATGAGGTCGAGTTCCTTGCAGCTGACCTCGAAGTCGTCACGGAGGGAGTCGTGGCTGGCGGCCATGAGTGGGCCGAGGGCTTCGAAATCGTTTTTGGCGAGGGCTTCCGCGGCGGCGACGGTGCGGGCGATTTCGCCGACCACGTGGCGGGCGCGGCGATTGACCGGGTCGCCCATTGCGTCCCAATTGGACTCCACGTCGGCGAGGGTGGCGTCGCGCCAGGACTTCTTGCCGATGACGGCGAGGCCATCTTCGGTGTTCTT
This window contains:
- a CDS encoding 3-keto-disaccharide hydrolase, giving the protein MKPASLMPLVALVSFVATPSLSADPANPYPGCTRIFNGKDFDGWVAEPSTWSIVDGAMRGVGGTSRLAYTKADYGSFRLIFTSRMDPVNNDHPGILFWGDRPEDPAKPKIDNAGWLQFMPPFGGMWNYHPPQHCNLLHQDLAKGPRDSEKWHVTEMLCNLEKGTLRAAVDGVEIVRYQHPTPAERKDPETRIIAGPIGMFRHGGGASEYKEIYVEADPKEDKLITVK
- a CDS encoding GNAT family N-acetyltransferase — its product is MSSYRLHSPPDGSDLAALVRKGIREADPADVGPRDWLPINLALEADDGTTIGGLYGATMWRWLMIDGLWVSPEHRSKGLGRQLLEAAEEQAVERGCTGSWHGTFDFQARDFYEAHGYQVFAELPGFPPGRTHYHLRKHFSPTETHPG
- a CDS encoding beta strand repeat-containing protein; this encodes MTVTRTHLLALAALASPAAPLHAIVYSANQNNTNSYDTTGTTLTLDAPGAGAEATQSGVIYGSGGILKSQAGTLHLTAQNTFTGGTRVIYGILSLDNPSNGGIGTIRGNVLVNASAGILQTGAPNALGWITGQKVDRIDLVNGTVINTASGDQGWGVTYTMEGNSMISSNNGHNDPNANVPTAPSRFSFGGPAGGNSSLTVSGGTAGSVARAYGRIDLRSDNGNTAATFNIGLFASNNTPAWLDCYACLTGTAGLTKTGAGTLNLYGTNTHTGVTTLNQGVITVNKSGPGGTGGIRSPLVINAGRMDLNAVNAMGYLPGEKVDSVTLNAGLINSTAAGDQGWGVAYTLNGGEIRTNNGVADPNAPGKFACGNYTTFTVPAGAAPHISGRMDLRDLLNPNTDITVGANGNLIVDAAVTNSGGIRKFGPGTLTFNAANTFTGTLTITEGVVVAGGSSISGSTVNNTQLIFQSGGTSPGAISGPGTVKKTGGDTVVLTGTNTYTGGTTIESGWISIASNANLGADNIPLTLAGGGLATTADLTLTRPLSITGTGTLTPSSGTLTLNSIISGTGSLQKTGAGVLKINSIQTYTGTTTVQDGKLLLATSSGGTGAIRGNLVANQGSVIELSDAGALGQSIGTDNVSLYGATMTNTSGSAIMLPYYTTLAGGTLSSNGGTTSPTAASRFISRRTIGASGGAKTSTIAGRLELQNGAAFDVNTLATLNVTATVTSGDDVVEVVKDGWGTLNLPAQNTYKGATRINHGTLEVSYPHSPTYYLHGNSLADASHLHLRGNSVMSNGTGTPQNLFLDNFSYIYFYDNASAGAANYSLGPLTGTSFENSSTAGSANFTVGNGSSLGLQASANAGSATITLLAGGDFDSFATAGPTASGAKVISQAGGDVRAFAPLSIGSLNGSGTLQTGSSKVTLGALGLDDVFSGITDGTGSLEKTGSGTLTLSGANVYSGGTTISSGKLLASNSSGSALGSGAVSVSSGATLGGYGSIGGATTLQGGAHLAPGNPTGTLKFTNGLTLNGGSVLDLQLGSPATDLVRVSAGALTGPASGKITVNLLNAGGFSGGTYTLIDASGATLSNLTANSFILGTTLPGYNYSFVVTGSLIQLSVIPTDPYEAWSLSIQDPAQRSRTADPDGDGFSNLMEYLFGTSPILANGSLCSSEVTAEGLLLRWLQRSSGASYQLQESSDLSNPWPTSALPVINGDQSGVPQDYTRKQAVAPLVGGRKFFRIQGVEN
- a CDS encoding sensor histidine kinase — encoded protein: MPFPRSLDWQPSAALLALAATLLGWLLLGFSGHPKGMLPLAGSPQAEVVVLEDTVAAANPDPAAIAALPDSAWKPWKKPGFIRERGPSSAWVRIILHNPDPSPQAGVLADLVRYADRVDLFSPADKERDPKAGTPGGWLHQVSGEWTSPASKAIQGRETAFPLTLPPQGSRVIYLHYQDSVALWLEPGWWPDAIDFHTAMQRDLIAESFYFGTLLALLLYHSIVWLRLRFPTTGYYLLYLAFYILYIFGVRSGVSVLGLPLGSPWMETIGAMALPLSGAFLATFARHLLELPEQAPRADRTVRGAATLLGVLPVAALLAVTTGHADWLQAIVAIGALAHIALLGAAVVVWRSVGWQSRNFVLLSGLLLAGLVPLVVLLRNAPIETICRAVMLGSALEIMLLSMALGERFARLQRDKLAAQALAMEEAERRHQIQEAYADELEHEVRSRTHELVAADADKNRMITVLGHDLRSPLTALTLSAEQAAGNGAATRPDFATEVAQTGKAILLLLEDVLLWTRLRAGTVRLAEHAAGSVVRPMVDLHRGNASGRSVELLLDEDGHAPRVHTDLVLAQTLVRNLVSNAVKSARSRITVSVSASDLVRISVRDDGPGLPESVIASLRDPAVPLPLGNSRSGLGLRLCLEIAQALGTRLEAEDPAGGGTGISFTLPRAEN
- a CDS encoding 3-keto-disaccharide hydrolase, coding for MKSILLLLAMAIPAFSAPNELSPEEKKDGFKLLFDGKTLKGWRTYKEKEAKEQWKVQDGAIVLTAGGGGDLITDDEYADFDFRCEWKIADQGNSGIIWRSTEDHQYPWMSGPEYQILDSFDKPGHKYAHETKKANVAGGFYDIIPAKPEWSKPVGEWNEARLVIKGTKVTLYLNGNVTADVDTESDDFKAMLDKSKFKGWEFFNKAKKGHIVFQDHGDKVEFRSVRIKQL